The following are from one region of the Bacillus methanolicus MGA3 genome:
- a CDS encoding tetratricopeptide repeat protein → MNKVERIISLIENGRHKEALTLYKEILNTGSDEEKFTLAEDLFQFGFLEEVKGLLENLLETYPDEGELLVMLAEVHIELGDEEKAILLLEKISEEDSSYPESLLLLADLYQMNGLYEVSEQKLLKAKRILPDEVVIDFALGELYAEEGKLNEAIKAYEAVLQSETEIAGVNIHRRIAEMLSSSGAFEEALPFYEKAMDEKLEIDALFGYAFTALQAGFNKTAIEKFLELKELDPEYHSLYLYLAKAYEREGELESGLKTVKEGIKYDEFNKDLFFYGGKLALKLGDEEEAEKFLREALSLDPGFIEAALTLNKLLLKQNRYEDVLEIARSLEAQGEEEPQIIWDEAVALQHLEDYSQALNKYELAYTFFKNHPDFLSDYGYFLLEEGKRAKAVEIFSELAKNDPTNDEYLDILERLQDEF, encoded by the coding sequence ATGAATAAGGTTGAAAGAATCATCTCTTTAATAGAAAACGGTCGACATAAAGAAGCATTAACTCTTTACAAAGAAATATTGAACACAGGGTCTGACGAAGAAAAATTTACTCTTGCAGAAGATTTATTTCAATTCGGTTTCCTTGAGGAAGTAAAGGGATTGCTTGAGAATCTGCTGGAAACATACCCTGATGAAGGAGAACTTCTTGTCATGCTGGCTGAAGTCCATATAGAGCTAGGAGATGAGGAGAAAGCGATTTTGCTGCTTGAAAAAATCAGCGAAGAAGATTCAAGTTATCCCGAGTCCCTTTTACTGTTGGCTGATTTGTATCAAATGAATGGTCTTTACGAAGTAAGTGAACAAAAATTGCTGAAAGCGAAACGCATCCTTCCGGATGAAGTTGTTATTGATTTTGCCCTCGGAGAGCTGTATGCCGAAGAAGGAAAATTAAATGAAGCAATTAAGGCTTATGAAGCTGTTTTACAATCGGAAACGGAAATTGCCGGAGTAAATATACACCGCCGTATAGCTGAAATGTTAAGCTCTTCAGGAGCATTTGAAGAAGCGCTTCCATTTTATGAAAAAGCAATGGATGAAAAACTTGAAATTGATGCCCTTTTTGGCTACGCTTTTACCGCGCTTCAAGCTGGTTTTAATAAGACCGCAATCGAAAAGTTTTTAGAATTAAAAGAATTGGATCCTGAATATCACTCATTATATTTGTATTTGGCAAAAGCGTACGAAAGAGAAGGAGAGCTTGAAAGCGGTCTAAAAACAGTAAAAGAAGGAATAAAATATGATGAATTCAACAAAGATCTATTCTTTTACGGCGGGAAATTGGCGTTAAAGCTTGGCGATGAAGAAGAAGCTGAAAAGTTTTTGAGAGAAGCGCTTTCCCTTGACCCTGGCTTTATCGAGGCAGCATTAACTCTAAATAAACTATTGTTAAAACAGAATCGATATGAAGATGTACTTGAGATTGCAAGATCTTTGGAAGCACAAGGGGAAGAGGAGCCGCAGATCATTTGGGATGAAGCTGTAGCCCTTCAGCATCTTGAAGATTATTCACAGGCATTAAACAAATATGAACTCGCATATACTTTTTTTAAGAACCATCCAGATTTTTTATCAGATTACGGCTATTTTTTATTGGAAGAAGGAAAACGAGCTAAAGCCGTCGAAATTTTTAGTGAATTAGCAAAAAATGATCCAACCAATGATGAGTACCTTGATATTCTGGAACGCCTACAAGATGAATTTTAA
- a CDS encoding ReoY family proteolytic degradation factor — protein MTAPVSVNEKKEFIRWFLNHYQLKRRECVWILNYLMSHDQLMEKVHFVEQAQFCPRGLVMSTHCVDEVPFRFYKENVMTTDAEKSFHDIRLNRDEEIYIQLNFHASFKAPQYAAVLEENPYMPKKLQITEKDRLIAERFLLESIQRFQEEKLLELIDQALDEQDKEAFQQLTTQLKNLKKQL, from the coding sequence ATGACGGCCCCTGTTTCTGTCAACGAGAAAAAAGAATTTATTCGCTGGTTTTTAAATCATTATCAACTAAAACGAAGAGAGTGCGTATGGATTCTAAACTATTTAATGAGCCATGACCAACTAATGGAAAAGGTTCATTTTGTTGAACAAGCACAATTTTGTCCAAGAGGGCTTGTAATGTCCACCCACTGTGTAGATGAAGTACCATTCCGATTCTATAAAGAAAACGTCATGACTACAGATGCAGAGAAATCATTCCATGATATCCGTTTAAACCGGGACGAGGAAATATATATTCAATTAAATTTTCATGCATCTTTTAAGGCCCCTCAGTATGCAGCAGTACTGGAAGAAAATCCGTATATGCCGAAAAAACTGCAAATAACTGAAAAAGACCGGCTCATTGCAGAGCGCTTCCTTTTGGAAAGCATTCAGCGCTTTCAAGAGGAAAAGTTGCTTGAGCTGATTGATCAAGCTCTTGATGAGCAGGATAAAGAGGCGTTTCAACAGCTTACCACTCAATTGAAAAATTTAAAGAAACAATTGTAA